The following are encoded together in the Vibrio zhugei genome:
- the dsbC gene encoding bifunctional protein-disulfide isomerase/oxidoreductase DsbC encodes MILLRRLFIVALPILALFAVPASMAASPSNGVMKHANVDKQALQARLGQLGIKVLDIQPADIDGLVEVHTNGGVLYATPNADKFIAGTLYGLDNSGNYVDLLAKRQAPLNAKKIAAERDNMIEYKADHEKYVVTVFTDITCGYCAKLHSQMKQYNDEGITVRYLAFPRQGPHGEVATQMASIWCAKDPVAAMDEAKQSHRLPEAGDNIAQCKQEVAHQFQLGQSLGVNGTPAIFLPNGEMIGGYLPPKQLLSRLQQS; translated from the coding sequence ATGATTTTACTCCGTCGACTGTTTATTGTAGCGCTCCCCATCTTGGCACTCTTTGCTGTGCCTGCCAGCATGGCCGCCAGCCCATCAAATGGTGTGATGAAACACGCCAATGTTGATAAGCAAGCACTGCAAGCACGCTTAGGTCAATTAGGGATTAAAGTTTTGGATATTCAGCCTGCTGACATCGATGGTTTAGTGGAAGTGCATACTAATGGTGGCGTGTTGTATGCGACTCCCAATGCGGATAAATTCATTGCAGGCACGCTTTATGGCCTCGATAATTCAGGTAACTACGTGGATCTGCTCGCGAAACGTCAAGCGCCTTTGAATGCGAAGAAAATTGCGGCGGAACGTGACAACATGATCGAGTATAAAGCGGATCATGAAAAGTATGTGGTCACGGTGTTTACCGATATTACTTGTGGTTACTGTGCTAAACTGCATAGCCAGATGAAGCAATATAATGATGAAGGCATTACGGTTCGCTACCTAGCGTTTCCTCGCCAAGGACCTCATGGTGAAGTGGCAACGCAAATGGCCTCCATTTGGTGTGCTAAAGATCCAGTCGCCGCCATGGATGAAGCTAAGCAATCGCATCGTTTACCAGAAGCTGGTGATAACATCGCACAATGCAAGCAAGAAGTGGCGCATCAGTTTCAGCTAGGACAATCACTCGGAGTAAACGGGACGCCCGCTATTTTCTTGCCTAATGGCGAAATGATCGGAGGCTACTTACCTCCTAAGCAGTTGTTATCTCGTTTGCAACAATCGTAA
- the xerD gene encoding site-specific tyrosine recombinase XerD, with protein sequence MTEVISPDQGLVEQFLDAMWMERGLSENTLSSYRTDLNKLLNWMKSHNYRLDFISVSGLQEFQSWLVDCEYKQTSRARMISAIRRLFQYLHREKVRGDDPSALLVSPKLPKRLPKDLSEQQIDALLEAPDPNDPLELRDKAMLELLYATGLRVTELVSLTMENISLRQGVVRVVGKGGKERLVPMGESAIDWIETFLQQGRIHLLGEHSSDVVFPSRRAKQMTRQTFWHRIKYYAIKAEIDVELLSPHVLRHAFATHLLNYGADLRVVQMLLGHSDLSTTQIYTHVATERLKQLHHEHHPRA encoded by the coding sequence GTGACTGAGGTTATTTCGCCCGATCAAGGATTGGTTGAGCAATTTTTAGATGCAATGTGGATGGAAAGAGGATTATCCGAAAACACATTATCATCTTATCGAACTGATCTTAACAAGCTTCTTAATTGGATGAAAAGTCACAATTATCGCCTCGACTTCATTAGTGTTAGTGGCTTACAAGAGTTTCAATCTTGGCTGGTGGATTGTGAGTACAAACAAACTTCACGGGCGCGAATGATATCGGCGATTCGTCGATTGTTTCAATATTTGCACCGGGAAAAAGTGCGTGGTGATGACCCGAGCGCCTTGCTTGTTAGTCCAAAACTGCCAAAACGGTTGCCTAAAGATTTATCAGAGCAACAGATTGACGCTTTATTAGAGGCGCCTGATCCCAATGATCCCCTAGAGTTGCGTGATAAAGCCATGTTAGAGCTGCTGTACGCGACGGGCCTACGTGTGACCGAGTTGGTGTCGTTAACGATGGAAAACATCAGTTTACGACAAGGCGTGGTCAGAGTGGTGGGTAAGGGGGGCAAGGAGCGTCTTGTCCCGATGGGAGAAAGTGCCATCGACTGGATCGAAACATTCTTGCAGCAAGGTCGCATTCACTTATTAGGGGAGCACTCTTCTGATGTGGTTTTCCCCAGTCGAAGAGCGAAGCAGATGACGCGTCAAACATTCTGGCATCGGATAAAGTATTATGCGATTAAAGCTGAGATTGATGTGGAGCTGTTATCTCCTCATGTGTTGCGTCATGCTTTTGCCACTCATCTGCTGAACTATGGGGCGGATCTTAGGGTCGTACAAATGTTACTGGGTCATAGTGATTTATCCACAACGCAAATCTATACGCATGTCGCGACCGAGCGGCTAAAACAACTCCATCATGAGCACCATCCAAGGGCTTGA
- the fldB gene encoding flavodoxin FldB — translation MKIGLFYGSTTCYTEMAAEKIRAMIGDDIVDIHNVKDTSLTLMNDYDFLILGISTWDFGEIQEDWLEIWEHIDTLSLQGKAVALFGLGDQEGYGEWFLDAMGLLHDEVKKLGAQILGYWSIDGYDFDASKALTEDGTQFVGLALDEDSQYELSDERIASWVEQILVEYHDTL, via the coding sequence ATGAAAATCGGTCTATTTTATGGTTCAACGACTTGCTACACCGAAATGGCGGCAGAGAAAATTCGCGCAATGATCGGTGACGACATCGTCGATATCCACAATGTCAAAGACACCTCTCTCACATTGATGAATGATTATGATTTTCTTATTTTAGGGATCTCTACGTGGGACTTTGGGGAGATTCAAGAAGACTGGCTTGAGATTTGGGAACACATTGATACCCTCTCGCTCCAAGGTAAAGCCGTGGCGTTATTTGGCTTGGGCGACCAAGAAGGTTATGGCGAATGGTTTCTTGATGCCATGGGCTTATTGCACGATGAGGTCAAAAAACTCGGGGCACAGATTTTAGGTTATTGGTCCATCGATGGGTATGATTTTGATGCATCCAAAGCCCTCACCGAAGACGGCACACAATTTGTGGGGCTCGCTTTAGATGAAGACTCACAGTATGAACTCAGCGATGAACGCATTGCCAGCTGGGTGGAGCAAATCTTAGTCGAATATCATGACACACTTTAG
- the ampD gene encoding 1,6-anhydro-N-acetylmuramyl-L-alanine amidase AmpD, which yields MIDNDGWLSCAKLVPSPFYDERPSDSAISLLVVHNISLPPGKFGGPYIEQFFTGHLNASEHEFFAVIQAMKVSAHCLIRRDGEVVQFVPFTARAWHAGQSSFAGQARCNDYSIGIELEGTDFVAYTEAQYQSLTELTQQLMKHYPAITVPRITGHQYIAPQRKTDPGLSFDWQRFRRGLSSV from the coding sequence ATGATCGATAACGATGGTTGGTTAAGTTGCGCCAAGCTGGTACCTTCTCCGTTTTACGACGAGCGCCCTAGTGATTCGGCGATCTCTTTGCTGGTGGTCCATAATATCAGTTTACCACCGGGAAAATTTGGCGGTCCTTATATTGAACAGTTCTTTACTGGGCATTTAAATGCCAGTGAGCATGAGTTTTTTGCGGTCATTCAAGCGATGAAAGTCTCGGCTCATTGTCTGATTCGTCGTGATGGGGAAGTGGTGCAGTTTGTTCCTTTTACCGCGCGAGCTTGGCACGCCGGGCAATCGTCTTTTGCAGGGCAGGCGCGTTGCAATGATTATTCTATTGGTATTGAATTAGAAGGCACGGATTTTGTAGCTTACACCGAGGCTCAGTATCAATCCTTAACCGAGTTGACACAGCAGCTGATGAAACATTATCCCGCGATCACTGTGCCAAGAATTACAGGTCATCAATACATAGCGCCACAGCGCAAAACGGACCCCGGCTTAAGTTTCGATTGGCAACGATTTCGACGGGGTCTTTCATCGGTTTAG
- the nadC gene encoding carboxylating nicotinate-nucleotide diphosphorylase: MKDTHTTQQRLDYLKSQLKHDVTRAVTEALKEDLGGSVDPSLDITASLIPSDKFSKATIITREHGIFCGQMWADEVFTQLGGDVHIEWHVNDGDTVQPDQALCTLQGPARILLTGERNAMNFIQTLSGCATETARYVEQLKGTDCRLLDTRKTIPGLRNALKYAVACGGGFNHRIGVFDAYLIKENHIMACGGIEAAIETAKKLNPGKPVEVETESLEELRQAIDAGSDIVMLDNFTLDMIREAVAINAGRAALENSGNITLETLRDYAATGIDYISVGALTKHVRALDLSMRVI, encoded by the coding sequence ATGAAAGACACGCATACTACTCAACAGCGTTTAGACTACCTCAAGAGTCAACTCAAGCACGATGTCACCCGAGCCGTCACAGAAGCCCTCAAAGAAGATTTAGGCGGCAGTGTTGATCCCAGCTTGGATATCACTGCCAGTTTAATTCCAAGTGATAAATTCAGTAAAGCCACCATTATCACTCGTGAGCATGGCATCTTTTGTGGCCAAATGTGGGCCGATGAAGTCTTTACCCAACTCGGTGGCGACGTCCACATTGAATGGCATGTCAACGATGGTGATACCGTTCAACCGGATCAAGCATTGTGCACGTTACAAGGTCCCGCGCGTATTTTACTAACGGGCGAACGGAATGCCATGAACTTTATTCAAACGTTATCCGGATGTGCGACAGAAACTGCACGCTATGTAGAGCAGCTCAAAGGCACTGATTGCCGTTTGCTCGACACGCGTAAAACCATTCCCGGGCTACGTAATGCCCTCAAATATGCAGTGGCATGTGGCGGCGGTTTTAACCACCGTATTGGCGTGTTCGATGCGTATCTCATCAAAGAAAATCACATTATGGCCTGTGGCGGTATTGAAGCGGCCATTGAAACGGCGAAAAAGCTCAACCCCGGAAAACCTGTGGAAGTGGAAACCGAAAGCTTAGAGGAATTACGACAAGCCATTGATGCCGGCTCTGATATCGTGATGCTGGATAATTTCACTCTCGACATGATTCGCGAAGCGGTGGCCATCAACGCAGGTAGAGCGGCGTTAGAGAACTCTGGCAACATTACACTAGAAACGCTGCGTGACTATGCCGCCACGGGGATCGACTACATCTCGGTCGGTGCGCTGACCAAACATGTTCGTGCTTTGGATTTATCAATGCGCGTGATCTAA
- a CDS encoding pilin, with translation MTYARRYTQGFSLIELMIVVSIIATLSAIAIPAYHNYVLKSQLTAGVAFLNSLVTPAELYLQEHGSLDESTDLAQLGVSPDKSPLGTLKIEQGDLTFHFHQPNGAVATLSRDHQLGWQCEMTLTNTQLTEYIPAGCR, from the coding sequence ATGACTTATGCACGTCGCTACACACAGGGATTTAGCTTAATAGAACTCATGATCGTAGTATCGATCATCGCGACTTTATCGGCCATCGCCATTCCGGCGTATCATAATTATGTACTCAAAAGCCAACTCACTGCTGGGGTCGCATTTCTCAATAGTCTTGTCACCCCCGCCGAACTCTACCTGCAAGAGCACGGTTCTCTTGATGAGAGCACCGATCTGGCTCAACTCGGGGTTTCCCCAGATAAGTCACCATTAGGGACCCTTAAGATTGAGCAAGGCGATCTGACTTTTCATTTCCATCAACCGAATGGCGCAGTTGCCACATTGTCTCGCGATCATCAACTGGGCTGGCAATGTGAAATGACCTTAACGAATACACAACTGACCGAATATATCCCAGCGGGGTGCCGATAA
- a CDS encoding GspE/PulE family protein, which produces MHALLTLLRHADVISDEQAQAAAELCEQKQLSPHDALQTLAICSYDALLSHISTLLHLPIANIEDYDYPTLCHELHLKEPIMHYQAIPVAKVDHELTLAVADPTDHHLQNEFQFSTGLNVQLVLSRHDHLQAAITQLYGQVPEPNTVTQTEHALSSLVAENEQLEQEELVSNQSPVSHVIDDIVCAAIDQKASDIHFEPYQDTYRIRFRCDGLLVEYQRLPVTLHRRFAARLKIMAQLDIAQRRLPQDGRIHYPNHPTESVDIRVSILPTQWGETIVLRLLPAQRPIDFADLGLLTRQFEAFHHALHQPQGFILVTGPTGSGKTQTLYSALMHINHPSLNISSVEDPIEISLPDINQVAVNPKVQLTFSTVLRALLRQDPDVILIGEIRDEETANIAINAAQTGHLVLATLHTNSTTEAIQRLQQMGVASYLVSASLQLIVAQRLVRRLCPECRQPYHPTPQECAQLGLTEQPTLYRANEHGCPRCHHGYKGRLAIFELLPSNDALCAAIHQQKSARDLASIAAETGMISLLQSATRHIVQGDTSLQECQRVIRSRQGTSA; this is translated from the coding sequence ATGCATGCCTTACTCACCTTGCTGCGCCATGCCGATGTAATTTCCGATGAACAAGCGCAAGCCGCTGCCGAACTCTGTGAGCAAAAACAGCTCTCCCCGCATGACGCATTACAGACACTAGCCATTTGTTCCTATGACGCCTTATTGTCTCATATCAGTACACTTCTGCATTTGCCCATTGCCAACATTGAAGATTATGACTATCCCACACTGTGCCATGAGCTGCACCTTAAAGAACCGATTATGCATTATCAGGCCATTCCGGTGGCAAAAGTGGATCATGAACTGACTCTAGCGGTCGCCGATCCGACCGATCATCATTTACAAAATGAATTTCAGTTCTCAACCGGACTCAATGTGCAATTGGTGTTATCGCGTCACGATCACCTCCAAGCAGCGATTACACAGCTCTATGGTCAAGTGCCCGAACCAAACACAGTGACACAAACCGAACACGCATTGTCGTCACTCGTTGCAGAAAATGAACAATTAGAACAAGAAGAACTTGTCAGTAATCAATCGCCAGTCAGTCACGTCATTGATGACATTGTCTGCGCCGCCATTGATCAAAAAGCGTCGGACATTCATTTCGAACCGTATCAAGACACCTACCGAATCCGCTTTCGCTGTGATGGACTGTTAGTCGAATACCAACGTCTTCCGGTAACGTTACATCGCCGTTTTGCTGCCCGTTTAAAAATCATGGCTCAGCTCGATATCGCTCAGCGCCGGTTACCACAAGATGGCCGTATCCATTATCCAAACCACCCGACAGAAAGCGTCGATATCCGCGTCTCCATATTACCAACTCAATGGGGAGAAACCATCGTCCTGCGCTTACTGCCAGCACAGCGCCCAATTGATTTTGCCGATTTAGGATTGCTGACAAGACAATTTGAAGCCTTCCATCACGCCTTGCATCAACCACAAGGGTTTATTCTCGTAACGGGTCCAACCGGAAGTGGTAAAACCCAAACACTCTACTCGGCGCTCATGCACATCAATCATCCTTCTCTGAACATTTCCAGTGTGGAAGACCCCATTGAAATCAGTCTACCAGACATCAATCAAGTCGCCGTTAACCCCAAAGTTCAACTCACTTTTTCGACGGTGCTGCGTGCCCTACTGCGGCAAGATCCCGATGTCATTCTTATCGGTGAAATACGCGATGAGGAAACCGCGAACATTGCCATCAATGCCGCGCAAACGGGCCATTTGGTTCTCGCCACGCTGCATACCAATTCAACCACAGAAGCCATACAGCGCTTACAACAAATGGGCGTCGCCAGTTATCTAGTCAGTGCCTCATTGCAATTAATTGTCGCCCAGCGACTTGTACGCCGTCTTTGCCCTGAATGCCGACAACCCTACCACCCAACGCCACAAGAATGCGCCCAACTTGGGCTAACCGAGCAACCAACGCTATATCGGGCGAATGAACATGGCTGCCCAAGGTGTCATCATGGTTACAAAGGTCGCCTCGCAATTTTTGAGTTATTGCCGAGCAATGACGCACTGTGTGCCGCAATACACCAACAAAAAAGTGCTCGTGATTTGGCGAGTATCGCGGCCGAGACTGGCATGATCTCCTTGCTGCAATCCGCCACCCGCCATATTGTGCAAGGAGACACCTCACTCCAAGAATGCCAGCGGGTGATCCGCTCTCGCCAAGGTACAAGCGCATGA
- a CDS encoding type II secretion system F family protein, which yields MSLSQRSLSHFIWTGIDEHGVSHTGRYTALEPQEVRAYLQQRHIRLLTVQRQSMSRHWYRRHTIQRHDISLWTRQMATLLESGLSLSQALELLQSHQKKPAMRSLLYALSESLASGETLSHTLRAYRTHFDALYINLIESAEYHGKMAEVFTTLSQYRERSDALKRQIIKAALYPLLVLCVALIVTYLMLVMVIPEFEQLFASFDAQLPAMTQAVIASSAWLKQWGEALIVLTMSVVGGGYSMMKRSSRLHYVASYCLLRCPFIGNTIKRAALARFCQTTATCLAAGLPILKALHLGAKSTGNAYLSQQFAPIIERTASGHPIYRSLTNRAIFSYTFIQLITIGEESGQLDEMLHKISRNYQQAVQRNIEGLEKMLEPVLILMIGTLIGGLIIAMYLPIFNLAGILS from the coding sequence ATGAGCTTATCTCAGCGTTCTCTTTCTCACTTTATCTGGACAGGCATTGATGAGCATGGCGTCTCGCATACAGGTCGCTATACCGCCTTAGAACCTCAAGAAGTTCGCGCCTACTTGCAACAACGACACATTCGCTTACTCACTGTTCAGCGACAGTCGATGTCTCGCCACTGGTATCGCAGACACACCATTCAGCGCCATGATATTTCTCTCTGGACGCGCCAAATGGCAACATTATTGGAGAGTGGTTTATCGCTCTCCCAAGCGCTGGAATTACTTCAATCCCATCAAAAAAAGCCTGCCATGCGCTCGTTACTTTATGCGTTAAGCGAATCTTTGGCCTCCGGTGAAACGCTGTCACACACATTAAGAGCGTATCGAACTCATTTTGATGCTCTCTACATCAACCTGATTGAATCGGCCGAATACCATGGGAAAATGGCGGAAGTCTTTACCACGTTAAGTCAGTACCGCGAACGCAGTGATGCGCTGAAACGGCAAATTATCAAAGCGGCCCTGTATCCGCTCCTCGTCCTCTGTGTCGCCCTTATCGTCACTTATCTCATGTTAGTGATGGTCATTCCTGAGTTTGAACAATTGTTTGCCAGTTTTGATGCGCAGCTCCCCGCCATGACACAAGCGGTGATTGCCAGCTCCGCTTGGCTAAAGCAATGGGGAGAGGCGTTAATCGTATTAACGATGAGTGTAGTCGGCGGCGGCTACTCTATGATGAAACGTTCTTCACGCTTACACTATGTGGCCAGTTATTGCTTACTCCGCTGTCCGTTCATTGGCAACACCATCAAAAGGGCGGCTTTGGCGCGTTTTTGTCAAACCACGGCGACCTGTCTGGCCGCTGGGTTACCGATTCTCAAAGCGCTTCACCTCGGAGCCAAAAGCACGGGCAATGCTTATCTCTCACAACAATTTGCCCCCATCATCGAACGGACAGCCAGTGGTCATCCTATTTATCGTTCGTTAACCAACCGCGCTATTTTCTCGTACACCTTTATCCAGCTGATCACAATTGGAGAGGAAAGTGGGCAACTCGATGAGATGCTGCATAAAATTTCGCGCAATTATCAACAGGCCGTGCAACGCAATATCGAGGGACTTGAAAAAATGCTCGAGCCGGTTCTGATTTTGATGATCGGAACACTCATTGGTGGATTAATTATTGCCATGTACTTACCAATATTTAATCTCGCTGGCATATTGAGTTAA
- a CDS encoding prepilin peptidase gives MTIFLYYPWLYLFFATLFGLIIGSFLNVVIYRTPKIMKQEFRQDCADSFPEYGITPPTETISLSMPRSQCRHCHQPLRIIDNIPLVSWLVLKGRCHYCQAPISCRYPLIEALSAIMSAAVAYHLGMTPYGIAALFFTFVLIAATFIDFDTLLLPDQLTLPLLWAGISLALLGYSPISLADSVIGAMAGYLILWSLYWSFKLLTGKDGMGYGDFKLLAALGAWLGWQQLPTIILLSSIVGVVFGLVQLRLQKKGIDAAFPFGPYLAIAGWISLMWGDTIIAWYLHTFLGG, from the coding sequence GTGACTATTTTTCTTTACTATCCTTGGCTTTATCTCTTTTTTGCCACGCTATTTGGTTTAATCATTGGCAGTTTTCTCAATGTTGTGATTTACCGTACGCCCAAAATTATGAAGCAAGAATTTCGACAAGACTGCGCCGATAGTTTCCCTGAATACGGGATTACCCCTCCGACAGAGACCATCAGCCTCAGTATGCCCCGCTCACAATGCCGTCATTGTCACCAACCATTACGAATTATTGATAATATTCCATTGGTCAGTTGGCTCGTACTTAAGGGACGCTGCCATTATTGCCAAGCCCCCATTTCTTGTCGCTACCCCTTAATTGAAGCACTGAGTGCCATCATGAGTGCAGCGGTGGCTTATCACTTAGGCATGACGCCTTATGGCATCGCCGCTCTCTTTTTCACCTTTGTGCTCATTGCGGCGACTTTTATTGATTTTGATACATTGCTCTTACCCGATCAGCTTACACTCCCTTTATTATGGGCAGGGATTAGCCTAGCATTGCTCGGTTACTCACCCATCAGTTTAGCGGATTCGGTGATCGGAGCGATGGCTGGGTATTTAATATTGTGGAGCTTGTATTGGAGCTTTAAACTGCTCACAGGTAAAGACGGCATGGGCTATGGTGATTTCAAATTACTGGCCGCCCTCGGTGCTTGGCTTGGTTGGCAGCAACTCCCGACGATTATTTTACTTTCTTCTATCGTCGGAGTCGTTTTTGGGCTGGTACAATTACGCTTACAAAAAAAAGGCATCGATGCCGCATTTCCTTTTGGACCTTACTTGGCAATAGCGGGCTGGATTAGTCTGATGTGGGGAGATACGATCATTGCTTGGTACCTACACACATTTTTAGGCGGGTAA
- the coaE gene encoding dephospho-CoA kinase (Dephospho-CoA kinase (CoaE) performs the final step in coenzyme A biosynthesis.) produces MALVIGVTGGIASGKTTVANLFHEQFAIDIVDADVVAREVVALGSDGLTQITEHFGSQILHGDGSLNRARLRDCIFSNEHEKQWLNQLLHPMIRQRMQERLREVTSPYALLVVPLLIENQLQSLVQRILVIDVPEAVQIERTMQRDGITAEQAQAILASQATREERLSHADDVIQNHLPGNPLLPQVTQLHQAYLALSNQ; encoded by the coding sequence ATGGCGTTAGTTATTGGTGTCACGGGTGGCATAGCCAGTGGAAAAACCACGGTTGCCAACCTATTTCACGAACAGTTTGCGATTGATATTGTCGATGCCGATGTCGTTGCACGCGAGGTGGTTGCACTTGGCAGTGACGGTTTAACACAGATTACAGAACATTTTGGTTCACAGATATTACATGGCGACGGTTCTCTCAATCGCGCCCGGTTGCGAGATTGTATTTTTTCCAACGAACATGAAAAACAATGGCTCAACCAATTACTGCATCCAATGATACGCCAGCGCATGCAAGAGCGACTCAGGGAAGTCACATCGCCTTATGCGTTGTTAGTGGTCCCTTTGCTGATTGAAAATCAATTACAATCATTAGTGCAACGTATTTTGGTGATTGATGTGCCTGAAGCGGTGCAAATAGAACGAACCATGCAAAGAGATGGCATTACGGCAGAACAAGCGCAGGCAATACTCGCTTCTCAAGCGACGCGAGAAGAACGTTTATCTCATGCCGATGATGTCATTCAGAATCATTTACCGGGCAATCCACTCTTGCCTCAAGTGACACAATTGCATCAAGCCTACCTTGCTTTGAGCAATCAGTGA
- the zapD gene encoding cell division protein ZapD: MTTHKFEHPLNEKTRIYLRVEALLAQLLDAAQHPSGIQYQLFFRALFDLLEIFEQIQLKSELAKDIEKQRQMYRSWLNVDGVDQATLRALLQDIDGIHRSLMNAERFGLSLKNDRFLSAIRQRFNLPGGACCFDLPALHYWLHLPAEAKQKDTKHWISAFQPLSDALHLWLRLTRETGSYQQQMAKNGFYQGEATDAHIIRLTFEMDDGVYPMISGHKNRFAIKFLNFDTGQASTQDIAFQIAVCN; the protein is encoded by the coding sequence ATGACAACACATAAGTTCGAACATCCACTCAACGAAAAAACGCGGATCTATCTGCGCGTTGAAGCTTTGCTTGCCCAATTGCTTGACGCCGCACAGCATCCTTCTGGTATTCAATACCAGCTTTTTTTCCGAGCTCTGTTTGATCTTTTAGAGATTTTTGAACAAATTCAACTGAAGAGTGAATTAGCCAAAGACATCGAAAAACAACGGCAAATGTATCGCAGTTGGTTAAATGTCGATGGCGTCGACCAAGCGACGTTGCGCGCTCTTCTGCAAGACATCGATGGCATTCATCGTAGCCTGATGAATGCTGAACGCTTTGGCCTCTCATTGAAAAACGACCGGTTTTTAAGTGCCATTCGACAACGCTTTAATTTGCCAGGAGGGGCTTGTTGCTTCGACTTACCAGCCCTGCATTATTGGTTACACTTACCCGCAGAAGCGAAGCAAAAAGACACCAAACATTGGATAAGCGCGTTCCAACCCCTTTCTGATGCGCTGCATTTATGGCTGCGTCTCACACGGGAAACGGGAAGCTACCAGCAGCAAATGGCTAAAAATGGTTTTTATCAGGGCGAAGCAACCGACGCCCATATTATTCGACTCACTTTCGAGATGGACGATGGCGTCTATCCTATGATCTCTGGGCATAAAAACCGCTTTGCAATCAAGTTTCTCAACTTTGACACCGGCCAAGCCAGCACTCAAGATATTGCCTTTCAAATCGCAGTATGTAACTAG
- the yacG gene encoding DNA gyrase inhibitor YacG, translating into MSNKPTIVKCPQCGNPVEWGEQSPYRPFCSKKCQMIDFGEWANEEKHIPGAPDLSDAEGWSDSEH; encoded by the coding sequence ATGTCCAACAAACCAACTATCGTGAAATGCCCTCAATGTGGCAACCCCGTTGAATGGGGAGAGCAAAGCCCATATCGTCCTTTTTGCAGCAAGAAATGCCAAATGATCGATTTTGGTGAATGGGCAAATGAAGAAAAACACATCCCTGGCGCCCCCGATCTCTCAGATGCGGAAGGTTGGTCGGACAGCGAACACTAA